Sequence from the Nocardiopsis sp. YSL2 genome:
TGGTCATCACCATCACGTCGCGGTGGGCGATGTGGGAGAGCTCGTGCGCCAGGACCGCCTCCAGTTCCGGGCCGTCCAGACGGCGCAGCAGGCCGGAGGTCACGCAGATGACCGCGGACTTCTCGCTGTGCCCGGTGGCGAAGGCGTTGGGAACGTCGGAGTCGGCGATGCCGACCCGGGGTTTGGGCATGTCCGCCATCGCGCACAGCCGGTCGACGAGCGCGTGCAGATCGGGTGCCTGCTCCGGCGAGACCTCGCGCGCGCCCATGGAGAACATGGCGATCTTGTCCGAGGCGAAGTAGGAGAAGAGGGCGAAGGCGCCCACGATGACCATGACGAGCCAGATGTTCAGGCCCGCCAGGACCAGCCCCACGATGAAGGCGACGTAGACCAGCGCCAGCAGCGCCATGGTCATCACCATCCGGGCGGTGAGGCCGCCGTCCGGTCGAAACTTCGAACCCGCCATTGCGACTCCTCTGCGATGAGTGATTCGGAGTCTAGTTCGACCAGGTGAGAGAAGGGTTAAGGCCGTACTCCCGGCGTGCTGGAGGGCCCCGGGGACACGGGGACACGGGCGCGTCGCGGTGCCGCGACGGCGGGCACCGGTCCCCCACACGAGGAAGCCGCGGCCGCCGTGACGTCGTCACGGCGGCCGCGGCACCAAAGTACGCGCACGCGGTCGGCGGGCGGGGTCCCGGTCGGCCGTGGCCCGGCCGGAGGTCCTGGCCCGCGCGGTCACCGGACCCACCTGGACGGTGGTGGAGGGTCCGGTCGCTAGCCCGGGATCAGACCGTCGTCCTGCAGCATCTCCCGCACATCGGCCATGCTGGCCTCGGCGTGCGGAAGGATGAAGTCCGACGGCTCCAGGGCGTCGTCCGGCAGCGGGCTGCCGTCCGCACGCACCCGCTCGAGCAGCCGGTGCAGGGCTTCGCGGAACGTCTCCTCGTTGGCCGAGTCGAGCGCCGCCTCCAGCGCGGCGTCGAACTCGTTGAGGACGCCCAGGTCGGCGTCGGTCAGGTCCAGTTGGCCCTCACCCAAGATACGGACGATCATGCGCCCTCCCGGTTCCCGGTGCTGCCGGCGCCGTTCCCGCCCTCGATCTGGGGGGCGGCACTGCCGCTGCCGCCGCCGAGCTCCATCTTCATGCGCTCGAGCTCGGCCTCGACTCCGGTCGTGCTGGCCATGCGGTCCAGCTCGCCCTGGATGTCGTCCTTGGCCGTGCCGGTGACGTCGTCGAGCGCCCCGGAGGCGAGCAGCTCGTCGACGGCGCCCGCGCGGGCCTGCATCTCGGCGGTCTTGTCCTCGGCGCGCTGCACGGCCATGCCGACATCACCCATCTCCTCGGAGATGCCGGAGAAGGCCTCGCTGATCTGCGTCTGGGCCTGGGCCGCGGTGTAGGTCGCCTTGATCGTCTCCTTGCGGGTACGGAAGGCGTCGACCTTGGCCTGCAGCCGCTGGGCGGCCGTGGTGAGCTTCTGCTCCTCGTTCTGGAGGTTGGCGTGCTGCTCGCGCAGGCCCTCGATCTGCGTGGCCAGACCGGACCTGCGGGTGAGGGCCTCGCGGGCGAGGTCCTCACGTCCCTGGGTCAGGGCCGCCCGGCCCTGGTTCTCCAGCTTGCCGGACTGCTGTTCGAGCTGCTGGATCTGCAGCTCGACGCGCTTGCGCGAGGTCGCGACGTCCGCCACCCCGCGACGGACCTTCTGGAGGAGTTCGAGTTGTTTCTGGTACGAGTAGTCGAGGGTCTCCCTGGGGTCCTCGACGGAGTCCAACGCCTTGTTGGCCTTGGACTTGAAGATCATCGAAAGTCGCTGAAACACGCTCATCGGCGTGGCCGTCCCCTTCTCGCTGCGTACATCGGCTGTTCCCAGCGGGCGCTTCGCCCAACCCTACGCGCTCTGGCCCACGGTCGCCATAAAGCTGTGACCGGCTACCCTGAGGGTGTGTTCCGACGTCGCTCCGCTTCCGCAGCCACGGATTCGAACTCTGCCGAATCCGCCAGCCCTGAGGCCACTGAGGCCACCCAACCTAAGGGATACACCCCCAAGAAGGGTGTCCCCACCCCAAAGCGCAAGGAATCCGGTAAGGACCTGCGCCGGCCCGTGCAAGCTCCACAGACCCGCAAGGAGGCGTACCGGGCCTACCGGGACCGCCTCGACCGCCAGAAGGGTCAGCCCGCCCGGCGCTCCGGCGTCCCGCAGGGCGAGGAGCGCTACTTCCGAGAGCAGGACCTCGGCAAGCCCCGTGCCTTCGCACGGAACTACGTCGACTCGCGGCGCAGCGCCAGTGAGTTCTTCCTGCCCTTCTCCATCCTCATCATCGCACTCCTGTTCGTGAACAACCCCGTCTTCCAGGTCGGGGTCGCCTACGTCGCGTGGCCGCTGATGATGGTGACCCTCGTCGCCGAGGGCGTCTTCACCGCGCGCAAGGTCAAGCGCACGGCCGCCGCCCACTTCCCCGACGACCCCAAGGTCGCCGGCGTGGGCATGTACGCGGCCATGCGCCAGCTCCAGTTCCGGCGCCTGCGCCTGCCCAAGCCGACGGTGAAGGTCGGCGACGACCCCGCCGCCGGTGTGCGCTGACCCGTCCATCACCGTTCCGTCTCCCCGACATCCCCATACCGATCACGTGAGCAGGGCCGGTGTTCGCACCGGCCCTTCACCGTGTTGCGCGATGAAAGCGCTTGCCGACCGCCGGGGCCACTGTGGTCGCGACCGCCCCGGCTGACTAGAGTGCTCGGCATGGAATTTCGGCATCTAGGCAAGAGCGGTCTCATCATCAGCGAGATCGCCTACGGGAACTGGATCACCCACGGGTCCCAGGTCGAGGAGGACACCGCCACCGCGTGTGTCCGTGCGGCGCTGGACGCCGGCATCACCACGTTCGACACCGCCGACGTCTACGCCCAGGGCAGGGCGGAGGAGGTGCTCGGCCGCGCGCTCAAGGGCGAGCGCCGCGACGGGCTGGAGATCTTCTCCAAGGTCTACTGGCCCATGGGCGAGGGGAAGAACGACAAGGGCCTGTCGCGCAAGCACATCCTGCGCGGCGCGGAGGACTCCCTGCGCCGTCTGGGCACGGACTACCTGGACCTCTACCAGGCCCACCGGTTCGACTACACCACGCCCCTGGAAGAGACCATGCGGGCCTTCGAGGACCTGGTCCGCCAGGGCAAGGCCCTCTACATCGGCGTCTCGGAGTGGCGCGCCGAGGAGATCGAGCGCGCGCTCAAGATCGCCGACGAGATGGGTTTCGACCGCATCGTCTCCAGCCAGCCGCAGTACAACATGCTCTGGCGGGTCATCGAGTCCGAGGTCGTGCCGGTGTGCGAGCGCGAGGGCATCGGCCAGGTCGTGTGGTCGCCCATCGCCGGCGGCGTCCTGACCGGCAAGTACAAGCCGGGCCAGGCGGCCCCCGCCGGGTCGCGCGCGGACGACCCGAAGAGCAAGCACTTCATCGCCGACAAGGCCGGCGACCAGGCCCTGCTGGAGCGGGTGCAGCAGCTGGAGCCGCTGGCCGCCGAGGCCGGGCTGAGCATGCCCCAGCTGGCCGTGGCCTGGGTGCTGCAGAACCCGAACGTCTCCGCCGCGATCATCGGCGCGTCCCGTCCGGAACAGGTCCAGGACAACGTCCGGGCGGCCGGGGTGAAGCTCGACGCCGAGCTGCTCGCCAGGATCGACGAGATCCTCGGTGACAGCGTCGAGCGGGACCCGGCCCTGACCAAGAGCCCGGACAACATCCGCACACGCTGACACGCGGGCGGCCCCGGTGCCCGAGGGCACCGGGGCCGCTTCGGGCGCCTTGAGCACGGGAACCTTCGGCCCCTGCGGCGCGGCCCTTCCTGCTTCGGCCCGGGCCCGGGGGGCTACCCGGTCGGCTCCAGGGACATGGTGTAGGCCTCGTCGCCGTCCTCCGACAGCACGACGCGGACCACGCCGCCCTCGGCGAGCTCCTGCCAGTTCTCCCCCAACCAGCTCTCGGCGTCGCCGCGCGAGGTGAACGACTCCGCGGGGAGCCCTTCCTCCGCCTTGTCCGCGCCGTCCGCGTCGAGATACCGCCAGGTCCACGCCATTGTTCGACCGCCCTTCGTCACGGGGTTCACAGTGCGGGCCACCGTGTTCCTGGCCCGAGCTTAACCAAGCCTTGGTCCGACATGCGGTTTACTCGATCGGGTGCGTATCCGATTCCTCGGGACCGCGGGGCACGCGGGCTGGCCGGCCCCGCAGTGCACCTGCGCCTCCTGCAACAGGGCTCTCGCCGAACGCCGGCTTCCGCTGCGCGTGACTGTCGACGACCGCTTCCGCATCCGCGAGGGGGCGGTGGTCGGCCCGGTCCCCCCTGCCTACTCGGTGACCGTGACCGCCGACGGCGTGCTGGTGGTGGGCCCCGACGGGGGGCGGCTGCTGTACGCCCGCTCCTCCCCCGGTCCGCAACCGGCCCCGCCCCCGGTCGAGGCCGGGCCGGGCGGCGGGTCGGCCTACGCCTCGTCTCCCCCCGACCAGCAGGTCGACATGGTGATCGTCGACGCCGCCCAGCGCCCCGAGGTGATCGGCGAGCTGCGCCGGTCGGGCGTGGTCGGCGTGACCACCGCGGTCGTGGCGGTCGGCGGCGACCACCGCGTCCGCTCGCCCCAGGAGTTCGCCCGCCGGGCCCGGCTGTGGGGCGCCCTGGCGCCCAGTGACGGGGCGGAGATGTCGTGTCCTCCCACCGTGTGGCCGGGGTCGCGCCCGCACGGCCCCCACCGCACGCTCATCACCGGCGGCGCCCGCTCGGGCAAGTCCACCGAGGCGGAGCTTCGGCTGCTGGCCGAGCCGCGGGTGGTCTACGCCGCGACCGGCCCCGTGCCCGACCCCGACCGGGACCCGGAGTGGGCGCGGCGCGTGGCACTGCACCAGGACCGGCGTCCCTGGTGGTGGCGCACGGAGCAGACCGTCGAGCTGGCCGAGGTGCTCAAGCGCACCCGCGGCGCCGTCCTCGTGGACTGCCTGGGCACCTGGCTGGCCGCGGTGATGGACGAGAACGGCATGTGGGACGACACCCCTCCCGAGGAGGCCGAGGAGATGGTGGAGGGCCGGATCCACGGGCTGCTGGAGGCCTGGCGCACCACGCAGGCCTACGTCGTGGCGGTCACCAACGAGGTGGGGTCGGGCGTGGTCCCGGCCACCCGCGCGGGCCGGATCTTCCGCGACTACCTGGGCCTGCTGAACCAGTGGGTGGGGGCCGAGTCGGAGGAGGTCGTCCTGGCCGCCGCCGGGCGCGTGACGGAGCTGCCGTGACCGCGGGGGCCGGGGTCGCGGCGGCGCGGGCGGGGGCCCGGATGGCGGTGGGCACGTTCACCGCCGTCCCGGTGCGCGTGGAGCGGGTGGACCGCTCCACGGCCGGGTGGGCGATGTTCTGGGCCCCGGTCGTCGGCGCGGCCGTGGGCGCGGCCACCGGCGCGGTGGCGGTGGCCGGGGCCTGGCTGGGGCTGTCCGGCGCCCTGGCGGCGGGGCTGGGAGTGGGGGCGGCGGCGCTGCTGACCCGGGGCCTGCACCTGGACGGGTTGGCCGACCTGGCCGACGGCCTGGGGAGCGGGCGGCCCGCCGAGGGCGCCCTGGAGGTGATGCGCCGTTCCGACATCGGGCCGTTCGGCGTGGTCACGCTGGTCCTGGTCCTGGTCGCGCAGGTGCTGGCGCTCGGGCAGCTGGTGGCGGCCTCGCCCTGGGCGGCGACGGCCGCGGCGGTGGTGGCCGGGGCCGGTGGCCGCCTGGCGGTGACCCTGGCCTGCACCGCTCGGGTTCCGTCGGCCCGGCCGGAGGGTCTGGGCGCGTTCGTGGCGGGCACGGTCCGTGCGCCGCTGGCCGCGGCGGCCTGCGCGGTGGTGGCACTGCTCTGTCTGACGGGTCTGCCCCACGGGGCGGGGTTCGCCGCGCTCTGCGCGGGGGCGGTCGTGCTCGGCCTGGCGGTGGCGGGGCTGCTGCTGCGCCGGGCGGTGCGCCGGCTCGGCGGGATCACCGGCGACGTGCTGGGCGCGCTGGCGGAGTCGGCCGGGACGTCGGTCCTGGTCGTGGCGGCCGCGGGTACGGCCTGGCTCTGACGGCGCTCGGACGGGTGACCAGTGTCGCCATGATCACATTTTTTCACACCAGGTTTCATCGCACCCAGGCCCGGGGAACCGCGGTCCGCCACGCCGACGCCGTGCGAGACCCCCCACCGGCGACCAGAGCCACCCTCGCCGCACGCGCGGGCCCCGGCCGCCCCGGGGGGCGCTCCGCCCGCACGCGAGCCGCGTCAGCGCCCTGGCAGCGCGGGGCGGCACGTCGCCGATCGGCACGTGGGGCGACTAGCATCGGGGGCGTGAGCACGTCGTTGTCAGTACATACGGAGTCCCCCAGTTCGCTCGACGCCGACGCGGTCGTCGTCGGTTACCACTCCGGAGGCGACGCTCCGGAGCCTGCGTCGGGCGCACATGACGTCGATGCCGCCTTCTCCGGCGGCCTCGCCTCGACCCTGTCGCTCCTGGGAGCGAGCGGCGCCCCTGAGGAGGTGCACACCATTGCCTCCCTCGGAGCCGTGAAGGCCCCGGTCGTCGTCGCGGTCGGACTCGGCCCGGCGCCCACCGACGGCCCGGTCGACCCCGACACCCTGTCCCGCGCCGCGGGCGCCGCCCTGCGCTCGCTGTCCGCCCGCCCCGAGGGCGCGGGCCGCGTCGCACTCGCCCTGCCCGCCCAGAGCGCGGCGGAGGCCGGCGCCGTGGCGCTCGGCGCCCGCCTGGGCGCCTACGCCTTCGACCGCTACCGCACCGGCGAGAAGGCCGAGCGCAGCGCGGAGAAGGCCGGTGCGGTCACCCTGACCGTCATCAGCCCGGCGGAGGACGCCGCGTCCGCCGTCGAGCGCGCCGGCGTCCTGGCCGACGCCGTCGCCCTCACCCGCGACCTGGTCAACACGGCCCCGGCGGACCTGGTCCCCGAGGACCTGGCCTCCGCCGCGCAGGAGGTGGCCCAGCGCACCGGCCTGGCGATCGAGGTCATGGACGAGCAGGCGCTGGCCGAGGGCGGCTACGGCGGCCTGACCGGTGTCGGGCAGGGGTCGGCCAACCCGCCGCGCCTGGTCCGCCTGGCCCACTCCCACCCCGAGGCGAGCCGCACCGTCGCCTTCGTCGGCAAGGGCATCACGTTCGACTCCGGCGGCCTGTCCCTCAAGCCCGCGGGCGGGATGGACTGGATGAAGTCCGACATGGCCGGCGCCGCCTCCGTGCTCGCCGCCATGGGCGCCATCGCGGAGCTGGGCGTGAAGGTCAACGTCGTCGCCTACCTGGCGGTGGCCGAGAACATGCCCAGCGGCACCGCCCAGCGCCCCTCCGACGTGCTGAGCGTGTACGGCGGCAAGACCGTCGAGGTCCTCAACACCGACGCCGAGGGCCGCCTGGTCATGGCCGACGCCCTGGTGCGCGCGCAGGAGGACGGGCCGGACCTGGTCGTGGACATCGCCACGCTGACGGGCGCACAGCTCGTCGCGCTCGGTACCCGCGTGTTCGCGGTCATGTCCAACGACGACGGCGTGCGCGAGGACGTCGTGGCCGCCGCCGGCGCCGCGGGCGAGGCCGCCTGGCCGATGCCGCTGCCCGGCGAGCTGCGCGCGGGGCTGGACTCCGCGGTCGCCGACATCGCCAACGTGGCCGGTGAGCGCTGGGGCGGCATGCTCTCCGCGGGCGTGTTCCTCAACGAGTTCATCGAGGAGGGCGTCAAGTGGGCGCACCTCGACATCGCGGGCCCGTCCTTCAACCAGGGCGGACCGCACGGCTACACCTCCAAGGGCGGCACCGGCGCGGGCACCCGCACCCTGGTCCGCATCGCCGAGGAGTACGCGAAGTAGTTCCCGTGGTCGGGGCGGCGCTCCTGTGAGCCGGGAGCGCCGCTCCCCCCGGTCACCCCCTGCATTCCCACCAGCCACCACAACAAGGAGTTCGTTCCCGTGAGTGAGAACGGCGGCACCTTCGACCTCGTCGTCCTTGGCGGCGGCAGCGGCGGCTACGCGGCGGCACTGCGCGCCGCGGAGCTGGACCAGAGCGTCGTACTGATCGAGAAGGACAAGCTCGGCGGCACCTGCCTGCACCGCGGCTGCATCCCCACCAAGGCCCTCCTGCACTCGGCCGAGGTCGCCGACACCGCGAAGGAGAGCGAGAACTTCGGTGTCAGGGCCACGTTCGAGGGCATCGACATCCAGGCGGTGCACTCGTACAAGGACAAGGTCGTCAACGGCCTGTTCAAGGGTCTGACCGGCCTGGTCAAGTCCCGCAAGATCACCGTCGTCGAGGGTGAGGGCAAGCTCACCGGCGCCGACGAGGTCACGGTCGGCGACACGGTCTACAAGGGCCGCAACATCCTGCTCGCCACCGGCTCCAAGCCCAAGACCCTGGGCCTGGACATCGACGGCGAGAAGGTCATGACCAGCGACCAGGCCCTGGGCCTGGACCGCGTCCCCGAGTCCGTCATCGTCCTGGGCGGCGGCGTCATCGGCGTGGAGTTCGCCAGCGTCTGGCGCTCCTACGGCGCCGACGTCACCATCGTCGAGGCCCTGCCCCACCTGGTCCCCGTGGAGGAGGAGTCCAGCTCCAAGCTCCTGGAGCGGGCCTTCCGCAAGCGCAAGATCAAGTACGAGCTCGGCACCCCCTTCGAGTCGGTCAAGACCACCGACGCGGGCGTGACCGTCACCCTCAAGGGCGGCAAGACCCTGGAGGCCGAGCTGCTGCTGGTCGCCATCGGCCGCGGACCGGTCTCGGAGGGCCTGGGCTACGAGGAGCAGGGCATCACCCTGGACCGCGGCTTCGTCCAGGTGGACGAGAACCTGCACACGGGCGTGGGCAACATCTACGCTGCGGGCGACCTCATCCCGACCCTGCAGCTGGCCCACGTCGGCTTCGCCGAGGGCATCTTCGTCGCCGAGCACATCGCCGGGCAGAACCCGCCCGCGATCGACTACGACGGTGTCCCGCGCGTCACCTACTGCGAGCCCGAGGTCGCGTCCGTGGGCCTGACCACGAAGGCGGCCAAGGAGCGCGGCCACGACGTCGTGGAGATGAACTACAACCTCGCGGGCAACGGCAAGAGCCAGATCCTGCAGACCTCGGGGGCCGTCAAGGTCATCGCCGAGAAGGACGGCCCCGTCCTGGGCGTCCACATGGTCGGCAGCCGGGTCGGCGAGCTCATCGCCGAGGGCCAGCTGATCTACAACTGGGAGGCCCTGCCCTCGGAGGTCGCCCAGCTGATCCACCCGCACCCGAGCCAGTCCGAGGCGCTGGGCGAGGCGCACCTGGCGCTGGCGGGCAAGCCGCTGCACGTCCACGACTGACCGCACCACCCGGGGGCGGGCCGATACGGCCCGCCCCCGCCACATCCGCGCTGCCCAGTCAAGGGGTTGGGCAGGTACCGCGTCCAGATCCAACGAGGAACCCATGCCGACTTCCGTTACCATGCCCGCCCTGGGTGAGAGCGTCACCGAGGGCACCGTCACCCAGTGGCTGAAGAACGTGGGCGACACCGTCGAGGTAGACGAGCCGCTCCTGGAGGTCTCCACCGACAAGGTGGACACCGAGATCCCGTCCCCGGTCGCCGGTGTACTCACCAAGATCCTGGTGGACGAGGACGAGACCGTGGAGATCGGCGCGGAGATCGCGGTCATCGGCGGCGAAGGCGAGAGCGAGGGAGGGGACGGCGGGTCGACGGCCAAGGACGCGCAGCCCGAGCCCGAGCCGGAGCCCGCCCCCGAGCCCGCCCGTGCCGAGGAGCCGGAGCCCGCGGCCGCCCCCGAGCCCGCCCCGGCCGCGCCCGCCTCCGCGGACGGCCCCACCACGTCGGTCACCATGCCCGCCCTGGGCGAGAGCGT
This genomic interval carries:
- the htpX gene encoding zinc metalloprotease HtpX, which produces MAGSKFRPDGGLTARMVMTMALLALVYVAFIVGLVLAGLNIWLVMVIVGAFALFSYFASDKIAMFSMGAREVSPEQAPDLHALVDRLCAMADMPKPRVGIADSDVPNAFATGHSEKSAVICVTSGLLRRLDGPELEAVLAHELSHIAHRDVMVMTIAGFLGIVAGFLTQAGLRFAAFSGAAGGRSNNGGPAPAVVALLVVLVSAIAWALSFLLIRALSRYRELSADRAAAYLTGRPSTLGSALSKITGDMARIPTRDLRQAEPFNAFFFAPASSRKGFSVSQLIATHPPVDQRLAQLSDISRQLGQGS
- a CDS encoding PspA/IM30 family protein, producing the protein MSVFQRLSMIFKSKANKALDSVEDPRETLDYSYQKQLELLQKVRRGVADVATSRKRVELQIQQLEQQSGKLENQGRAALTQGREDLAREALTRRSGLATQIEGLREQHANLQNEEQKLTTAAQRLQAKVDAFRTRKETIKATYTAAQAQTQISEAFSGISEEMGDVGMAVQRAEDKTAEMQARAGAVDELLASGALDDVTGTAKDDIQGELDRMASTTGVEAELERMKMELGGGSGSAAPQIEGGNGAGSTGNREGA
- a CDS encoding DUF3043 domain-containing protein, encoding MTGYPEGVFRRRSASAATDSNSAESASPEATEATQPKGYTPKKGVPTPKRKESGKDLRRPVQAPQTRKEAYRAYRDRLDRQKGQPARRSGVPQGEERYFREQDLGKPRAFARNYVDSRRSASEFFLPFSILIIALLFVNNPVFQVGVAYVAWPLMMVTLVAEGVFTARKVKRTAAAHFPDDPKVAGVGMYAAMRQLQFRRLRLPKPTVKVGDDPAAGVR
- a CDS encoding aldo/keto reductase family protein yields the protein MEFRHLGKSGLIISEIAYGNWITHGSQVEEDTATACVRAALDAGITTFDTADVYAQGRAEEVLGRALKGERRDGLEIFSKVYWPMGEGKNDKGLSRKHILRGAEDSLRRLGTDYLDLYQAHRFDYTTPLEETMRAFEDLVRQGKALYIGVSEWRAEEIERALKIADEMGFDRIVSSQPQYNMLWRVIESEVVPVCEREGIGQVVWSPIAGGVLTGKYKPGQAAPAGSRADDPKSKHFIADKAGDQALLERVQQLEPLAAEAGLSMPQLAVAWVLQNPNVSAAIIGASRPEQVQDNVRAAGVKLDAELLARIDEILGDSVERDPALTKSPDNIRTR
- a CDS encoding bifunctional adenosylcobinamide kinase/adenosylcobinamide-phosphate guanylyltransferase, producing MTVDDRFRIREGAVVGPVPPAYSVTVTADGVLVVGPDGGRLLYARSSPGPQPAPPPVEAGPGGGSAYASSPPDQQVDMVIVDAAQRPEVIGELRRSGVVGVTTAVVAVGGDHRVRSPQEFARRARLWGALAPSDGAEMSCPPTVWPGSRPHGPHRTLITGGARSGKSTEAELRLLAEPRVVYAATGPVPDPDRDPEWARRVALHQDRRPWWWRTEQTVELAEVLKRTRGAVLVDCLGTWLAAVMDENGMWDDTPPEEAEEMVEGRIHGLLEAWRTTQAYVVAVTNEVGSGVVPATRAGRIFRDYLGLLNQWVGAESEEVVLAAAGRVTELP
- a CDS encoding adenosylcobinamide-GDP ribazoletransferase, encoding MAVGTFTAVPVRVERVDRSTAGWAMFWAPVVGAAVGAATGAVAVAGAWLGLSGALAAGLGVGAAALLTRGLHLDGLADLADGLGSGRPAEGALEVMRRSDIGPFGVVTLVLVLVAQVLALGQLVAASPWAATAAAVVAGAGGRLAVTLACTARVPSARPEGLGAFVAGTVRAPLAAAACAVVALLCLTGLPHGAGFAALCAGAVVLGLAVAGLLLRRAVRRLGGITGDVLGALAESAGTSVLVVAAAGTAWL
- a CDS encoding leucyl aminopeptidase yields the protein MSTSLSVHTESPSSLDADAVVVGYHSGGDAPEPASGAHDVDAAFSGGLASTLSLLGASGAPEEVHTIASLGAVKAPVVVAVGLGPAPTDGPVDPDTLSRAAGAALRSLSARPEGAGRVALALPAQSAAEAGAVALGARLGAYAFDRYRTGEKAERSAEKAGAVTLTVISPAEDAASAVERAGVLADAVALTRDLVNTAPADLVPEDLASAAQEVAQRTGLAIEVMDEQALAEGGYGGLTGVGQGSANPPRLVRLAHSHPEASRTVAFVGKGITFDSGGLSLKPAGGMDWMKSDMAGAASVLAAMGAIAELGVKVNVVAYLAVAENMPSGTAQRPSDVLSVYGGKTVEVLNTDAEGRLVMADALVRAQEDGPDLVVDIATLTGAQLVALGTRVFAVMSNDDGVREDVVAAAGAAGEAAWPMPLPGELRAGLDSAVADIANVAGERWGGMLSAGVFLNEFIEEGVKWAHLDIAGPSFNQGGPHGYTSKGGTGAGTRTLVRIAEEYAK
- the lpdA gene encoding dihydrolipoyl dehydrogenase, translated to MSENGGTFDLVVLGGGSGGYAAALRAAELDQSVVLIEKDKLGGTCLHRGCIPTKALLHSAEVADTAKESENFGVRATFEGIDIQAVHSYKDKVVNGLFKGLTGLVKSRKITVVEGEGKLTGADEVTVGDTVYKGRNILLATGSKPKTLGLDIDGEKVMTSDQALGLDRVPESVIVLGGGVIGVEFASVWRSYGADVTIVEALPHLVPVEEESSSKLLERAFRKRKIKYELGTPFESVKTTDAGVTVTLKGGKTLEAELLLVAIGRGPVSEGLGYEEQGITLDRGFVQVDENLHTGVGNIYAAGDLIPTLQLAHVGFAEGIFVAEHIAGQNPPAIDYDGVPRVTYCEPEVASVGLTTKAAKERGHDVVEMNYNLAGNGKSQILQTSGAVKVIAEKDGPVLGVHMVGSRVGELIAEGQLIYNWEALPSEVAQLIHPHPSQSEALGEAHLALAGKPLHVHD